One window of Manihot esculenta cultivar AM560-2 chromosome 17, M.esculenta_v8, whole genome shotgun sequence genomic DNA carries:
- the LOC110605041 gene encoding G-type lectin S-receptor-like serine/threonine-protein kinase At1g11410 isoform X1 has protein sequence MAAEKLLLYLFLLVLRFISSMSIHTITVNQIIKDGAFLISQNNTFALGFFSPGSSSYRYLGIWFHKVPGQTVVWVANRNNPINGSSGFLSINQYGNLVLYANRDQRSPVWSTNISVEATGDCEAQLLDSGNLVLFRGGTSKTIAWQSFDYPTNTLIRGMKFGWDKETGLNRFLTSWRSANDPGSGEYSVRLNPSGSPQFFQYRGANHYWRSVPWPWKKIANIYNYSFFNTEDEIYFRYSYSDPSVTIIMLVDEAGFVKWLTWHETEAQWKEFWSSPKYRCDWYGVCGANSKCEPNNVNTFECTCLPGYEPKFPKDWHLRDGSGGCVRKRLQSSSVCGHGEGFLKVEQVKVPDTAAAIWVDMSMSHLNCERQCKVNCSCSAYASIPIAGKGTGCLAWYGELMDIINFSDNSGYDLYIRVDALELAENRKKFNGFLQTKGMLIVVVLSFSSVWLVIIIFVYFWFCRRRKIGTRKKRLNRKLVDASVGSNYYEDSLGESGLRGSRSPPDLLFFHFSTILAATNNFCATNILGQGGFGTVYKGKLSNGQEIAVKRMSKSSRQGVEEFKNEVMLIAKLQHRNLVKLQGCCMKKKEQMLIYEYLPNKSLDSFLFDQEKRFFLDWTKRFNIIIGIARGILYLHQDSRLRIIHRDLKSSNILLDAEMNPKISDFGMARIFKSDQIQNKTNRVVGTYGYMSPEYAIFGKFSIKSDVFSFGVILLEIISGKRSNGFHQEDASLSLIGHVWELWREGRALEIVDSSLEESYNPYEVLRCIQIGLLCVQEGAVDRPTMSAVVLMLSSETTLPSPKQPAFIFRTSSNTSSPRVGEGSSSVNELSITAVATR, from the exons ATGGCTGCTGAGAAGCTGCTTCTCTATCTCTTCCTTCTAGTCCTGCGTTTTATATCTTCTATGTCCATACACACCATAACCGTAAACCAAATTATTAAAGATGGCGCCTTTCTAATCTCCCAAAATAACACTTTTGCTTTAGGATTTTTCAGCCCCGGTAGTTCTAGCTATAGATATCTTGGAATTTGGTTCCACAAGGTTCCGGGACAAACGGTGGTGTGGGTCGCTAATAGGAACAATCCCATCAATGGCTCCTCTGGGTTTCTCTCCATCAACCAATATGGAAACCTCGTCCTCTATGCTAATCGTGACCAGAGATCTCCGGTATGGTCTACCAATATTTCCGTGGAAGCAACGGGTGATTGTGAGGCTCAGTTGCTGGATTCAGGAAATTTAGTTTTGTTCCGAGGAGGCACAAGTAAAACAATTGCATGGCAAAGCTTTGATTATCCTACAAATACCCTGATACGAGGAATGAAATTTGGGTGGGATAAAGAAACGGGTTTGAACAGGTTCCTAACATCATGGAGATCTGCAAATGATCCTGGAAGTGGAGAGTACTCCGTTAGGCTCAACCCAAGTGGCTCGCCACAGTTCTTCCAATACAGAGGTGCGAATCATTACTGGCGCAGTGTTCCATGGCCATGGAAAAAAATAGCAAACATTTACAACTACAGTTTTTTTAACACAGAAGACGAAATATACTTCAGATATAGTTATAGCGATCCCTCTGTTACAATAATAATGTTGGTGGACGAAGCAGGATTTGTAAAATGGCTAACATGGCATGAAACCGAAGCTCAATGGAAGGAATTCTGGTCATCTCCAAAGTACCGGTGTGACTGGTATGGAGTTTGTGGTGCTAATAGTAAGTGTGAACCCAATAATGTTAATACATTTGAATGTACTTGTTTACCTGGTTATGAACCCAAGTTTCCAAAGGACTGGCATCTAAGAGATGGGTCAGGTGGGTGTGTAAGGAAGCGCCTTCAATCTTCGTCTGTGTGTGGGCATGGAGAAGGGTTTTTAAAAGTGGAACAAGTCAAAGTTCCTGATACTGCAGCAGCGATTTGGGTAGACATGAGCATGAGTCACTTAAACTGTGAACGCCAATGCAAGGTGAATTGTTCATGCTCTGCATATGCAAGCATACCCATTGCTGGGAAAGGCACGGGTTGTTTGGCTTGGTATGGAGAATTAATGGACATAATAAATTTCTCAGATAACAGTGGCTATGATCTGTATATTCGTGTTGATGCACTTGAATTAG CTGAGAATAGAAAGAAATTCAATGGTTTTCTTCAAACGAAGGGAATGTTGATAGTTGTGGTGCTATCTTTCAGTTCAGTATGGCTTGTCATCATTATATTCGTCTATTTTTGGTTCTGCAGGAGGAGAAAAATAGG taCAAGGAAGAAGAGACTAAACAGAAAGTTAGTTGATGCTAGTGTTGGTTCAAATTATTATGAAGATTCTTTGGGGGAAAGTGGGTTAAGAGGAAGTAGGAGTCCACCAGACTTGCTATTTTTTCATTTCAGCACAATTCTTGCTGCTACTAACAATTTTTGTGCAACCAATATACTTGGACAAGGTGGATTTGGCACTGTTTATAAG GGTAAGCTATCTAATGGACAGGAGATAGCTGTAAAAAGAATGTCCAAAAGTTCAAGACAAGGAGTCGAAGAATTCAAAAATGAAGTTATGTTGATTGCAAAACTTCAGCACAGGAATCTTGTGAAACTTCAAGGTTGCTGCATGAAGAAAAAAGAACAAATGTTAATATATGAATATTTGCCAAACAAAAGCTTGGACTCATTTCTTTTTG ATCAAGAAAAGAGATTTTTTTTGGATTGGACAAAGCGCTTCAATATTATTATTGGGATTGCTCGTGGCATTTTATATCTTCATCAAGACTCAAGATTAAGAATCATCCATAGAGATTTAAAGAGTAGTAACATTTTATTGGATGCTGAGATGAACCCAAAAATTTCAGACTTTGGCATGGCAAGAATATTCAAAAGCGACCAAATTCAAAATAAGACGAATAGAGTTGTTGGGACATA TGGTTATATGTCACCAGAGTATGCTATATTtggaaaattttcaataaaatctGATGTGTTCAGTTTTGGGGTGATATTATTAGAGATTATAAGTGGAAAGAGAAGCAATGGCTTTCACCAAGAGGATGCGTCCTTGAGCTTGATAGGACAT GTTTGGGAGTTATGGAGAGAAGGCAGAGCATTGGAGATAGTTGATTCATCGCTGGAGGAGTCATATAATCCTTATGAAGTGTTGAGATGCATACAAATAGGACTCTTGTGCGTGCAAGAAGGTGCAGTGGATAGACCTACAATGTCAGCAGTTGTTCTAATGTTGAGTAGTGAGACAACTCTTCCTTCTCCTAAACAACCTGCTTTCATTTTCAGGACATCTTCCAACACCAGCAGCCCTAGAGTAGGGGAAGGATCCAGTTCTGTAAATGAATTGTCAATTACTGCAGTTGCAACAAGATAG
- the LOC110605041 gene encoding G-type lectin S-receptor-like serine/threonine-protein kinase At1g11410 isoform X2, with protein MAAEKLLLYLFLLVLRFISSMSIHTITVNQIIKDGAFLISQNNTFALGFFSPGSSSYRYLGIWFHKVPGQTVVWVANRNNPINGSSGFLSINQYGNLVLYANRDQRSPVWSTNISVEATGDCEAQLLDSGNLVLFRGGTSKTIAWQSFDYPTNTLIRGMKFGWDKETGLNRFLTSWRSANDPGSGEYSVRLNPSGSPQFFQYRGANHYWRSVPWPWKKIANIYNYSFFNTEDEIYFRYSYSDPSVTIIMLVDEAGFVKWLTWHETEAQWKEFWSSPKYRCDWYGVCGANSKCEPNNVNTFECTCLPGYEPKFPKDWHLRDGSGGCVRKRLQSSSVCGHGEGFLKVEQVKVPDTAAAIWVDMSMSHLNCERQCKVNCSCSAYASIPIAGKGTGCLAWYGELMDIINFSDNSGYDLYIRVDALELAENRKKFNGFLQTKGMLIVVVLSFSSVWLVIIIFVYFWFCRRRKIGTRKKRLNRKLVDASVGSNYYEDSLGESGLRGSRSPPDLLFFHFSTILAATNNFCATNILGQGGFGTVYKGKLSNGQEIAVKRMSKSSRQGVEEFKNEVMLIAKLQHRNLVKLQGCCMKKKEQMLIYEYLPNKSLDSFLFDQEKRFFLDWTKRFNIIIGIARGILYLHQDSRLRIIHRDLKSSNILLDAEMNPKISDFGMARIFKSDQIQNKTNRVVGT; from the exons ATGGCTGCTGAGAAGCTGCTTCTCTATCTCTTCCTTCTAGTCCTGCGTTTTATATCTTCTATGTCCATACACACCATAACCGTAAACCAAATTATTAAAGATGGCGCCTTTCTAATCTCCCAAAATAACACTTTTGCTTTAGGATTTTTCAGCCCCGGTAGTTCTAGCTATAGATATCTTGGAATTTGGTTCCACAAGGTTCCGGGACAAACGGTGGTGTGGGTCGCTAATAGGAACAATCCCATCAATGGCTCCTCTGGGTTTCTCTCCATCAACCAATATGGAAACCTCGTCCTCTATGCTAATCGTGACCAGAGATCTCCGGTATGGTCTACCAATATTTCCGTGGAAGCAACGGGTGATTGTGAGGCTCAGTTGCTGGATTCAGGAAATTTAGTTTTGTTCCGAGGAGGCACAAGTAAAACAATTGCATGGCAAAGCTTTGATTATCCTACAAATACCCTGATACGAGGAATGAAATTTGGGTGGGATAAAGAAACGGGTTTGAACAGGTTCCTAACATCATGGAGATCTGCAAATGATCCTGGAAGTGGAGAGTACTCCGTTAGGCTCAACCCAAGTGGCTCGCCACAGTTCTTCCAATACAGAGGTGCGAATCATTACTGGCGCAGTGTTCCATGGCCATGGAAAAAAATAGCAAACATTTACAACTACAGTTTTTTTAACACAGAAGACGAAATATACTTCAGATATAGTTATAGCGATCCCTCTGTTACAATAATAATGTTGGTGGACGAAGCAGGATTTGTAAAATGGCTAACATGGCATGAAACCGAAGCTCAATGGAAGGAATTCTGGTCATCTCCAAAGTACCGGTGTGACTGGTATGGAGTTTGTGGTGCTAATAGTAAGTGTGAACCCAATAATGTTAATACATTTGAATGTACTTGTTTACCTGGTTATGAACCCAAGTTTCCAAAGGACTGGCATCTAAGAGATGGGTCAGGTGGGTGTGTAAGGAAGCGCCTTCAATCTTCGTCTGTGTGTGGGCATGGAGAAGGGTTTTTAAAAGTGGAACAAGTCAAAGTTCCTGATACTGCAGCAGCGATTTGGGTAGACATGAGCATGAGTCACTTAAACTGTGAACGCCAATGCAAGGTGAATTGTTCATGCTCTGCATATGCAAGCATACCCATTGCTGGGAAAGGCACGGGTTGTTTGGCTTGGTATGGAGAATTAATGGACATAATAAATTTCTCAGATAACAGTGGCTATGATCTGTATATTCGTGTTGATGCACTTGAATTAG CTGAGAATAGAAAGAAATTCAATGGTTTTCTTCAAACGAAGGGAATGTTGATAGTTGTGGTGCTATCTTTCAGTTCAGTATGGCTTGTCATCATTATATTCGTCTATTTTTGGTTCTGCAGGAGGAGAAAAATAGG taCAAGGAAGAAGAGACTAAACAGAAAGTTAGTTGATGCTAGTGTTGGTTCAAATTATTATGAAGATTCTTTGGGGGAAAGTGGGTTAAGAGGAAGTAGGAGTCCACCAGACTTGCTATTTTTTCATTTCAGCACAATTCTTGCTGCTACTAACAATTTTTGTGCAACCAATATACTTGGACAAGGTGGATTTGGCACTGTTTATAAG GGTAAGCTATCTAATGGACAGGAGATAGCTGTAAAAAGAATGTCCAAAAGTTCAAGACAAGGAGTCGAAGAATTCAAAAATGAAGTTATGTTGATTGCAAAACTTCAGCACAGGAATCTTGTGAAACTTCAAGGTTGCTGCATGAAGAAAAAAGAACAAATGTTAATATATGAATATTTGCCAAACAAAAGCTTGGACTCATTTCTTTTTG ATCAAGAAAAGAGATTTTTTTTGGATTGGACAAAGCGCTTCAATATTATTATTGGGATTGCTCGTGGCATTTTATATCTTCATCAAGACTCAAGATTAAGAATCATCCATAGAGATTTAAAGAGTAGTAACATTTTATTGGATGCTGAGATGAACCCAAAAATTTCAGACTTTGGCATGGCAAGAATATTCAAAAGCGACCAAATTCAAAATAAGACGAATAGAGTTGTTGGGACATA A